In the Paenibacillus sp. FSL H7-0357 genome, one interval contains:
- a CDS encoding LysR family transcriptional regulator translates to MELYQLKTFVEIARTGNLTEAAAQLNTSQPATSAQLKALENELGFALFYRTSRGMVLTEKGSQLLPEAQKILVSIDDFHNKASDLLTNSTEPIRIGLNTDGQVLQIKPLIEFISESLPQVELHFMDIKSEDFFKDVTSSRISAGFYYGTAGHPSVHSIKLHSFRMVVVYPNSWAMPEGELTLEYFTQKPWIWTTQGCPFYKQSIDYFLQQKLLPLKIMYVDDESLIGDLVGRETGCSLLAEPIAMRFAEDNKLQIWNGIDLEIDLYFGYPKDKRSDSVLHEIGLIVERMWQMAEIEY, encoded by the coding sequence ATGGAACTGTACCAATTAAAGACCTTTGTCGAGATCGCCCGGACAGGCAATTTAACTGAAGCGGCAGCACAGCTCAACACGAGCCAACCGGCAACAAGCGCGCAGCTGAAAGCTCTGGAGAATGAGCTGGGTTTTGCACTTTTTTACCGAACCTCCAGAGGGATGGTCCTTACGGAAAAAGGTTCACAGCTACTGCCGGAAGCGCAGAAAATACTCGTATCCATTGACGATTTTCACAATAAAGCAAGTGATTTGCTGACAAATTCAACGGAACCCATTCGGATTGGATTGAATACAGACGGGCAGGTTCTTCAAATCAAACCATTGATTGAGTTCATCTCGGAGAGTTTGCCGCAAGTAGAGCTGCATTTTATGGACATCAAAAGTGAAGATTTCTTTAAGGATGTGACCAGCTCCCGGATAAGCGCGGGTTTTTACTATGGAACTGCCGGACATCCGTCCGTACATTCGATCAAACTGCATTCCTTCAGGATGGTTGTTGTCTACCCTAACAGCTGGGCTATGCCTGAAGGGGAGTTAACGTTGGAGTATTTTACTCAGAAGCCATGGATCTGGACGACACAGGGTTGTCCCTTCTATAAACAATCCATTGATTATTTCCTGCAGCAGAAACTGCTTCCGCTCAAAATCATGTATGTCGATGACGAATCGCTGATCGGGGATTTGGTCGGGCGGGAGACCGGCTGCTCGCTGCTGGCGGAGCCGATTGCAATGCGTTTTGCCGAGGACAATAAGCTGCAGATCTGGAACGGCATTGATCTTGAGATTGATCTGTATTTTGGGTATCCGAAAGATAAACGGAGTGATTCTGTGCTTCATGAAATAGGCTTGATCGTAGAGCGAATGTGGCAAATGGCGGAAATTGAGTATTAA